CTTATTGGAATATTCGCAGCACCATGTACCGTATCCGTCGCAAGCGGGTGTTACTTCACGTTCCGTCAAGTAATTCAAGTTCGGAAAGAAGAGGTGTGTACTCACTTTGCatttgaactttaattttgaaagattttcattcattatgttctcatttttttagaaactaaTAAAACTTCTGCTGGAGAAGGATCTGCTAGATCCGTGTCTTCTGATCCAGAATCTCCGATCTCATCGACGATGGGTGAGCCATCGACTAGTCCAGTGCAATCGGAACCATTGTCTTTGGTGACTTGGAAAAATAACGCCCAGGAACAACAGCTTGTTGTCCGTCGCGATCTCGTTCATCCGACTACTTCTCCAATCCTGTATCAATCTCTTCAGACGAGCGGTTCGCCGTCAACTGCACCCATCAATCCACAACTGCCAATCCAGTTTGAAGCTTCACCCTTGATCACTCCAATTCCGCCAATTGATCCaaatcttcttcgtttttccaGTCATTTATTCCCGAGCTACTCCCAATCTCCCACTCTTGCTCCCTCGTTTCCTTACCAATCACCGGAAATTATGCGGTTTTATGCTGCTATGCATGCCGAATATTTACGCTCGCTCTTTGCTCTCGGCTGCCATCCTCGTATGTAATGGCCTTTAATTGATTTCTGCTCTTTCTTATTGACGTTTTGCTAATGACCAAAAATTGACGATGAACGACTCGTTCGGAACGTTTCACCTTAATTGAATACATCCCGATCAACAGCACGATGCCATGGTACTATAATTAATAGCATTTCTCGAACAGTATAAGTTGATGGCTGTGGTTACTAGTTCCGATGCAGCTATGGTACAGCTTAAGAATCGGTTCAACAGTTCCGCAGCTGGGCTTCATCGACTATTGTGCTTTTTAGGTCTTGATCCTGCTCCTGAATCCAAATGTAAGACAAACATTTGGGGatggcttttctttcttgtaatGTCACAAGCCGGCCTTTTCGTGTTCCTCGTGAGGTCCGCTCCTCACTTGAAAGGTTTCCTTATAAACGTGCTTGCCACTCTTCCGTTGCTAGACCGTTCCATCCGCTTGTTCAGCGTCAGTTTCATACATTTGATCTTGCTTTTGAAATTGGGTCGAA
This region of Daphnia pulex isolate KAP4 chromosome 9, ASM2113471v1 genomic DNA includes:
- the LOC124202680 gene encoding uncharacterized protein LOC124202680; the encoded protein is MPWPTSSPSNAVEVIFCRTKCDKMAVIHQNYYFHHNRKYKGGDYWCCAQRGCKVRLISSRVNHESGRMEFSRRNQAIQHEHEPNAPNLIEKEFRRQLVTQFDRVTANKSGSPQSATPVSVRLVYDELRSQAIKRGVPESLIPSYWNIRSTMYRIRRKRVLLHVPSSNSSSERRETNKTSAGEGSARSVSSDPESPISSTMGEPSTSPVQSEPLSLVTWKNNAQEQQLVVRRDLVHPTTSPILYQSLQTSGSPSTAPINPQLPIQFEASPLITPIPPIDPNLLRFSSHLFPSYSQSPTLAPSFPYQSPEIMRFYAAMHAEYLRSLFALGCHPRM